From Anopheles arabiensis isolate DONGOLA chromosome 3, AaraD3, whole genome shotgun sequence, a single genomic window includes:
- the LOC120900587 gene encoding myosin heavy chain, muscle isoform X25 yields the protein MPKPPVQVGEDPDPTEFLFVSLEQKRIDQSKPYDSKKACWVPEEKEGYVLGEIKATKGELVTVALPGGETKDFKKDLVSQVNPPKYEKCEDMSNLTYLNDASVLHNLRQRYYAKLIYTYSGLFCVVINPYKRYPLYTNRCAKMYRGKRRNEVPPHLFAVSDGAYVNMLTNHENQSMLITGESGAGKTENTKKVIAYFATIGASGKKDENAEKKGSLEDQVVQTNPVLEAFGNAKTVRNDNSSRFGKFIRIHFTGSGKLAGADIETYLLEKARVISQQTLERSYHIFYQIMSGSVKGLKEKCLLSNNIHDYHIVAQGKTTIPSVDDGEEMQITDEAFNVLGFTQEEKDNIYRITSAVMHMGRMQFKQKGREEQAEADGTEDGDRVAKLLGVGTDDLYKNLLKPRIKVGNEFVTKGQNKDQVTNSVGALCKGIFDRLFKWLVKKCNETLDTKQKRAQFIGVLDIAGFEIFDFNGFEQLCINFTNEKLQQFFNHHMFVLEQEEYKREGINWAFIDFGMDLLACIDLIEKPMGILSILEEESMFPKATDQTFAEKLMTNHLGKSAPFMKPRPPKPGIPAGHFAIGHYAGVVSYNITGWLEKNKDPLNDTVVDQFKKGSNALMVEIFADHPGQSADPAAAKGGRGKKGAGFATVSSSYKEQLNNLMTTLKSTQPHFVRCIIPNEMKTAGVVDAHLVMHQLTCNGVLEGIRICRKGFPNRMMYPDFKLRYKILCPQLIKEPCSPEKVTQIVLTHIQLPEEQFRMGKTKVFFRAGVLGQMEEFRDERLSKIMSWMQAWCRGYLSRKEFKKMQEQRVSLEIVQRNLRKYLKLRTWAWWKLWQKVKPLLNVSRVEDQIAKLEEKATKAQEAYEKEEKLRKELEALNSKLLAEKTALLDSLSGEKGALQEYQEKAAKLTAQKNDLENQLRDTQERLAQEEDARNQLFQTKKKLEQEIGSQKKDAEDLELQIQKIEQDKASKDHQIRNLNDEIAHQDELINKLNKEKKMQGEVNQKTAEELQAAEDKVNHLNKVKAKLEQTLDELEDSLEREKKLRGDVEKAKRKVEGDLKLTQEAVADLERNKKELEQTVLRKDKEISALSAKLEDEQSLVGKLQKQIKELQARIEELEEEVEAERQARAKAEKQRADLARELEELGERLEEAGGATSAQIELNKKREAELAKLRRDLEEANIQHEGTLANLRKKHNDAVAEMAEQVDQLNKLKTKAEKERTQYFAELNDARIGCDQLSNEKAAQEKIAKQLQHTLNEVQSKLDETNRTLNDFDASKKKLSIENSDLLRQLEDAESQVSQLSKIKISLTQQLEDTKRLADEEARERATLLGKFRNLEHDLDNLREQVEEEAEGKGDIQRQLSKANAEAQLWRSKYESEGVARAEELEEAKRKLQARLAEAEETIESLNQKCIALEKTKQRLATEVEDLQLEVDRASSIANAAEKKQKAFDKIIGEWKLKVDDLAAELDASQKECRNYSTELFRLKGAYEEGQEQLEAVRRENKNLADEVKDLLDQIGEGGRNIHEIEKSRKRLEAEKDELQAALEEAEAALEQEENKVLRAQLELSQVRQEIDRRIQEKEEEFENTRKNHQRALDSMQASLEAEAKGKAEALRMKKKLEADINELEIALDHANKANAEAQKNIKRYQQQLKDVQSALEEEQRARDDAREQLGISERRANALQNELEESRTLLEQADRGRRQAEQELSDAHEQLNEVSAQNASIAAAKRKLESELQTLHSDLDELLNEAKNSEEKAKKAMVDAARLADELRAEQDHAQTQEKLRKALEQQIKELQVRLDEAESNALKGGKKAIQKLEQRVRELESELDSEQRRHADAQKNLRKSERRIKELTFQSEEDRKNHERMQDLVDKLQQKIKTYKRQIEEAEEIAALNLAKFRKAQQELEEAEERADIAEQAATKFRTKGGRAGSVQRGASPAPQRQPSAMPALAGLNLPTFDDHGF from the exons ATGCCGAAGCCACCAGTTCAGGTCGGAGAGGATCCCGATCCAACTGAGTTCCTTTTCGTCTCGCTCGAGCAGAAGCGTATCGATCAGAGCAAGCCGTACGATTCCAAGAAGGCTTGCTGGGTTCCGGAAGAGAAGGAGGGCTATGTGTTGGGTGAAATCAAGGCCACCAAGGGTGAGCTGGTCACCGTTGCCCTGCCCGGTGGTGAG ACCAAGGACTTCAAGAAGGACTTGGTGTCCCAGGTCAACCCACCGAAATACGAGAAATGCGAGGATATGTCCAACTTGACATATCTTAACGATGCCTCTGTACTCCATAACTTGAGACAGAGATACTACGCTAAGCTTATCTAC ACCTACTCGGGCTTGTTCTGCGTTGTCATCAACCCGTACAAGCGTTACCCGCTGTATACCAACCGTTGCGCCAAGATGTACCGTGGCAAGCGCCGTAATGAAGTGCCGCCGCATCTGTTCGCCGTCTCTGACGGTGCCTACGTCAACATGTTGACGAACCACGAGAACCAGTCTATGCTGATTACCGGTGAATCTGGTGCCGGAAAGACTGAGAACACCAAGAAGGTCATTGCGTACTTCGCCACCATTGGCGCTTCGGGCAAGAAGGACGAAAACGCCGAGAAGAAGGGCTCGCTGGAAGATCAGGTCGTCCAGACTAACCCCGTACTTGAGGCCTTCGGTAACGCCAAGACCGTCCGTAACGATAACTCGTCTCGTTTC GGTAAGTTCATCCGTATCCACTTCACTGGAAGCGGTAAGCTGGCTGGTGCCGATATTGAGACATACCTGCTGGAGAAGGCCCGTGTCATCTCGCAGCAGACTCTGGAGCGCTCGTACCACATCTTCTACCAGATTATGTCTGGATCCGTCAAGGGATTGAAAG AAAAATGTTTACTCTCCAATAACATCCATGACTACCATATCGTGGCCCAGGGCAAAACGACAATCCCGAGCGTAGACGATGGAGAAGAAATGCAGATCACCGAT GAAGCCTTCAACGTTCTGGGTTTCACTCAGGAGGAGAAGGACAACATCTACCGTATCACCTCCGCTGTCATGCACATGGGTCGTATGCAGTTCAAGCAGAAGGGTCGCGAAGAGCAGGCTGAGGCTGACGGTACCGAGGATGGTGACCGTGTTGCTAAGCTGCTCGGTGTCGGCACTGACGATCTGTACAAGAATCTGCTGAAGCCACGTATTAAGGTCGGTAACGAGTTCGTCACCAAGGGTCAGAACAAGGACCAGGTCACCAACTCGGTCGGTGCCCTTTGCAAGGGTATCTTCGATCGTCTCTTCAAGTGGCTGGTCAAGAAGTGTAACGAGACTCTGGACACCAAGCAGAAGCGCGCTCAGTTCATTGGTGTGCTGGATATTGCAGGTTTCGAAATCTTCGAC TTCAACGGTTTCGAGCAGCTGTGTATTAACTTCACCAATGAGAAGCTGCAGCAGTTCTTCAACCACCACATGTTCGTCCTGGAGCAGGAAGAATACAAGCGTGAAGGTATTAACTGGGCCTTCATCGATTTCGGTATGGACTTGCTGGCCTGTATTGATCTGATTGAGAAG CCCATGGGTATCCTGTCGATTCTTGAGGAAGAGTCTATGTTCCCGAAGGCCACTGATCAGACCTTCGCTGAGAAGCTGATGACGAACCATCTCGGCAAGTCGGCTCCGTTCATGAAGCCGCGCCCACCGAAGCCAGGCATCCCGGCCGGTCACTTCGCCATTGGTCACTACGCTGGTGTTGTGTCGTACAACATCACTGGATGGCTTGAGAAGAACAAGGATCCGCTGAACGACACTGTCGTCGACCAGTTCAAGAAGGGTAGCAACGCCCTGATGGTTGAGATCTTCGCTGATCACCCAGGCCAGTCGGCTGATCCGGCCGCCGCCAAGGGAGGTCGTGGCAAGAAGGGTGCTGGTTTCGCCACTGTCTCGTCCTCGTACAAGGAACAGCTGAACAACCTGATGACGACGCTGAAGTCTACTCAGCCTCACTTCGTCCGTTGTATCATTCCCAACGAAATGAAGACGGCCGGTGTCGTTGATGCTCACTTGGTCATGCACCAGCTGACTTGTAACGGTGTACTTGAAGGTATCCGTATTTGCCGTAAGGGCTTCCCTAACCGCATGATGTACCCTGACTTCAAGCTACG ATACAAAATTCTGTGCCCACAACTCATCAAAGAGCCTTGCTCGCCAGAGAAAGTGACTCAGATCGTACTCACCCACATACAACTGCCGGAAGAGCAGTTCCGCATGGGCAAGACCAAG GTGTTCTTCCGTGCCGGTGTCCTGGGTCAGATGGAGGAGTTCCGTGATGAGCGTCTCAGCAAGATCATGTCCTGGATGCAGGCTTGGTGCCGCGGTTACCTGTCGCGTAAGGAGTTCAAGAAGATGCAGGAGCAGCGCGTCTCCCTGGAGATCGTCCAGCGCAATCTGCGCAAGTACCTGAAGCTGCGTACCTGGGCCTGGTGGAAGCTGTGGCAGAAGGTCAAGCCTCTGCTTAACGTCTCCCGTGTTGAGGACCAGATTGCT AAACTAGAAGAGAAGGCCACCAAGGCTCAGGAGGCCTATGAGAAGGAAGAGAAGCTGCGCAAGGAGCTGGAGGCCCTCAACAGCAAGCTGCTGGCTGAGAAGACCGCTCTCTTGGACTCGCTGTCCGGTGAGAAGGGTGCTCTCCAGGAATACCAGGAGAAGGCCGCCAAGCTGACCGCCCAGAAGAACGACCTGGAGAACCAGCTGCGC GACACCCAGGAGCGCCTGGCCCAGGAAGAGGATGCCCGCAACCAGCTCTTCCAGACCAAGAAGAAGTTGGAGCAGGAAATCGGCAGCCAGAAGAAGGATGCTGAGGACCTGGAACTGCAGATCCAGAAGATTGAGCAGGACAAGGCCTCGAAGGATCACCAGATCCGCAACTTGAATGATGAGATCGCCCACCAGGATGAGCTCATCAACAAGCTGAACAAGGAGAAGAAGATGCAGGGTGAGGTCAACCAGAAGACCGCCGAAGAGCTGCAGGCCGCCGAAGACAAGGTGAACCACCTGAACAAGGTAAAGGCCAAGCTGGAGCAGACTCTGGATGAGCTGGAGGACTCGCTTGAGCGCGAGAAGAAGCTGCGCGGTGACGTCGAGAAGGCTAAGCGCAAGGTTGAGGGTGACCTCAAGCTGACCCAGGAGGCTGTTGCCGATCTGGAGCGCAACAAGAAGGAGCTGGAGCAGACCGTCCTGCGCAAGGATAAGGAGATCTCCGCCCTGTCTGCCAAGCTGGAAGACGAGCAGTCGCTGGTTGGCAAGCTGCAGAAGCAGATCAAGGAACTGCAGGCTCGCATTGAGGAGCTCGAGGAGGAAGTCGAGGCCGAGCGTCAGGCCCGCGCCAAGGCTGAGAAGCAGCGTGCTGATCTGGCCCGCGAGCTCGAGGAGCTGGGCGAGCGTCTGGAGGAGGCTGGCGGTGCCACCTCGGCCCAGATTGAGCTGAACAAGAAGCGTGAGGCTGAGCTGGCTAAGCTGCGCCGCGATCTGGAGGAAGCCAACATCCAGCATGAGGGCACTCTGGCTAACCTGCGCAAGAAGCACAACGATGCCGTCGCTGAGATGGCCGAGCAGGTCGATCAGCTGAACAAACTGAAGACCAA AGCTGAGAAAGAGCGTACTCAATACTTTGCTGAGTTGAACGATGCCCGCATCGGTTGCGATCAGCTTTCCAATGAAAAG GCCGCCCAGGAGAAGATCGccaagcagctgcagcacacTCTGAACGAAGTACAAAGCAAGTTGGACGAAACCAACCGCACTCTGAACGATTTCGATGCCTCCAAGAAGAAGCTGTCGATCGAGAACTCCGATCTGCTGCGCCAGCTGGAGGACGCCGAGTCGCAGGTGTCGCAGCTGAGCAAGATCAAGATCTCGCTCACTCAGCAGCTCGAGGATACCAAGCGTCTTGCCGACGAGGAGGCTCGCGAGCGCGCCACCCTGCTGGGCAAGTTCCGCAACCTGGAGCACGACCTGGACAACCTGCGCGAGCAGGTTGAGGAGGAGGCTGAGGGCAAGGGAGACATCCAGCGCCAGCTCAGCAAGGCCAACGCTGAGGCTCAGCTGTGGCGCAGCAAGTACGAGTCGGAGGGCGTTGCCCGTGCCGAGGAGCTCGAGGAGGCCAAGCGTAAGCTGCAGGCCCGCCTTGCCGAGGCTGAGGAGACCATCGAGTCGCTGAACCAGAAGTGCATTGCACTGGAGAAGACCAAGCAGCGCCTGGCCACCGAGGTCGAGGATCTGCAGCTCGAGGTTGACCGTGCCTCGTCGATTGCCAACGCTGCtgagaagaagcagaaggcgTTCGACAAGATCATTGGAGAATGGAAGCTGAAGGTCGACGATCTGGCCGCCGAGCTGGATGCCTCGCAGAAGGAGTGCCGCAACTACTCGACCGAGCTGTTCCGTCTGAAGGGTGCCTACGAGGAGGGCCAGGAGCAGCTTGAAGCCGTCCGCCGTGAGAACAAGAACTTGGCCGATGAGGTCAAGGATCTGCTGGACCAGATCGGTGAGGGTGGCCGCAACATCCACGAGATCGAGAAGTCGCGCAAGCGCCTGGAGGCCGAGAAGGACGAGCTGCAGGCCGCCCTCGAGGAGGCTGAAGCCGCCCTGGAGCAGGAGGAGAACAAGGTTCTGCGTGCTCAGCTTGAACTGTCTCAGGTCCGTCAAGAAATTGACCGCCGCATCCAGGAGAAGGAAGAAGAGTTCGAGAACACTCGCAAGAACCACCAGCGCGCCCTGGACTCGATGCAGGCTTCCCTGGAGGCCGAAGCCAAGGGCAAGGCCGAGGCTCTGCGTATGAAGAAGAAGCTGGAAGCCGACATCAACGAGCTGGAGATTGCTCTGGATCACGCCAACAAG GCTAACGCTGAGGCCCAGAAGAACATCAAGcgctaccagcagcagctgaaggaCGTCCAGAGCGCCCTGGAGGAGGAACAGCGCGCCCGCGACGATGCCCGCGAGCAGCTGGGTATCTCGGAGCGCCGTGCCAACGCTCTCCAGAACGAACTGGAGGAGTCGCGCACCCTGTTGGAGCAGGCCGACCGTGGCCGTCGCCAGGCCGAGCAGGAGCTCAGCGATGCTCACGAGCAGCTGAACGAAGTGTCCGCCCAGAACGCTTCGATCGCCGCCGCCAAGAGGAAGCTCGAGTCTGAGCTGCAGACCCTGCACTCCGACCTGGATGAGCTGCTGAACGAGGCCAAGAACTCCGAGGAGAAGGCCAAGAAGGCTATGGTTGATGCCGCTCGTCTGGCTGATGAGCTGCGCGCCGAGCAGGACCATGCCCAGACCCAGGAGAAGCTGCGCAAGGCGCTTGAGCAGCAGATCAAGGAGCTGCAGGTCCGCCTGGATGAGGCCGAATCGAATGCCCTGAAGGGAGGCAAGAAGGCTATCCAGAAGCTGGAGCAGCGCGTCCGCGAGCTCGAGTCGGAGCTGGACAGCGAACAGAGACGACATGCCGATGCCCAGAAGAACCTGCGCAAGTCGGAGCGTCGCATCAAGGAGCTGACCTTCCAGTCGGAGGAAGACCGCAAGAACCACGAGCGCATGCAGGATCTGGTTGACAAGCTGCAGCAGAAGATCAAGACTTACAAGAGGCAGATTGAGGAAGCCGAGGAGATCGCCGCCCTCAACTTGGCCAAGTTCCGTAAGGCCCAGCAGGAGCTGGAGGAAGCCGAGGAGCGTGCCGACATTGCCGAACAAGCTGCCACCAAATTCCGCACCAAGGGAGGACGTGCCGGTTCCGTACAGCGTGGTGCTAGCCCAGCA CCCCAGAGACAGCCGTCTGCCATGCCTGCTCTTGCAGGACTGAACCTTCCCACATTCGACGATCACGGTTTCTAA